Proteins encoded within one genomic window of Oncorhynchus tshawytscha isolate Ot180627B linkage group LG02, Otsh_v2.0, whole genome shotgun sequence:
- the LOC112266351 gene encoding 5-hydroxytryptamine receptor 3A-like isoform X6: MLHSCFKYSYISALEISVEDLNKDDSLGTLIRVLDSVFLKEEKDSAYEVYSNLDSVRDFSVAMTDYIIDFEQRYNRTRMVSSERVCSYQDVLDHLNLTRGNDVFTSTRPVLDHTHPTMVHLDVYLYAILAVIEKSQTFVPFIWIQLTWNNERIWWDPSQFCGISRVSVPKEMLWIPDLLIYEMIEKDDGPHSPYLYVSHDGIVLIEDEMKVVSTCKMDVHKFPFDTQRCNITFSSAIHIVTDIQLIPFSNSSRVTQASREVMQTQGEWEFLDMTVSRGKLILDREWDQISYTITMARRPLLHVINFLLPILFFLCLDLASFLISDQRGEKLGFKVTVLLAISVLLLILNDILPSMSNRTPLIGHTGTNIYIYSGENKYLILPIWQV, translated from the exons ATGTTACATTCATGTTTTAAGTATTCTTATATTTCAGCACTGGAAATATCCGTTGAGGATTTGAACAAGGATGACAGTTTGGGAACTTTGATTAGAGTACTGGATTCTGTGTTTCTTAAAGAAGAGAAAGACAGTGCCTACGAGGTATATTCAAACTTGGACAGTGTTAGAGATTTTTCGGTTGCAATGACAGACTACATAATTGATTTCGAACAGAGGTACAATAGGACAC GTATGGTGTCATCTGAGAGGGTGTGTAGTTATCAGGATGTTCTGGACCACCTGAACCTGACCAGAGGAAACGATGTGTTCACCTCCACGCGGCCCGTGCTCGACCACACACACCCAACCATGGTGCACCTGGATGTCTACCTATACGCTATCCTCGccgtg atTGAGAAGTCCCAGACCTTTGTTCCCTTCATCTGGATACAACTG acctGGAATAATGAGCGGATCTGGTGGGATCCTAGTCAGTTCTGTGGAATATCCAGGGTCTCCGTTCCCAAAGAGATGTTGTGGATACCAGACCTCTTAATCTATGAGAT GATAGAGAAGGATGATGGCCCTCACAGCCCATACCTGTATGTGTCCCATGATGGGATCGTCTTAATAGAGGACGAAATGAAGGTGGTCAGCACCTGTAAGATGGACGTCCACAAGTTCCCCTTTGACACACAGAGATGTAACATCACATTCAGCTCCGCCATACACATCG tgACAGATATACAGCTCATTCCTTTCTCTAACTCGTCCCGGGTCACCCAGGCTTCTCGTGAAGTCATGCAAACGCAGGGAGAGTGGGAGTTCCTGGACATGACTGTCTCCAGGGGCAAACTAATCTTAGATCGCGAGTGGGACCAGATCTCATACACT ATCACCATGGCGAGGAGGCCCCTCCTCCACGTCATCAATTTCCTGCTTCCCATCCTGTTCTTTCTGTGTCTGGACCTGGCCTCCTTCCTGATCTCAGACCAGCGGGGGGAGAAACTAGGCTTTAAGGTCACCGTGCTGCTGGCCATCTCTGTTTTGCTGCTCATCCTCAATGACATACTGCCCTCCATGTCAAACAGGACCCCTCTCATAggtcacacaggcacaaacatctatatatacagtggggagaacaagtatttgatactgccgatttggcaggtttaa